Proteins encoded within one genomic window of Gallus gallus isolate bGalGal1 chromosome 1, bGalGal1.mat.broiler.GRCg7b, whole genome shotgun sequence:
- the LSM8 gene encoding LSM8 homolog, U6 small nuclear RNA associated isoform X1 — MTSALENYINRTVAVITSDGRMIVGTLKGFDQTINLILDESHERVFSSSQGVEQVVLGLYIVRGDNVFYFHLVLLVLVWI; from the exons ATGACGTCGGCTCTGGAGAACTACATCAACC GTACTGTCGCAGTAATAACTTCTGATGGAAGAATGATTGTG ggaACCCTCAAAGGTTTTGATCAGACCATTAACCTGATTTTGGATGAAAGCCATGAACGAGTGTTCAGTTCTTCACAAGGAGTTGAGCAAGTAGTGCTGGGATTATACATCGTAAGAGGTGATAATGT attttatttccatttggtGCTCTTGGTTTTGGTCTGGATTTGA
- the LSM8 gene encoding LSM8 homolog, U6 small nuclear RNA associated, with amino-acid sequence MTSALENYINRTVAVITSDGRMIVGTLKGFDQTINLILDESHERVFSSSQGVEQVVLGLYIVRGDNVAVIGEIDEETDSALDLGNIRAEPLNSVVH; translated from the exons ATGACGTCGGCTCTGGAGAACTACATCAACC GTACTGTCGCAGTAATAACTTCTGATGGAAGAATGATTGTG ggaACCCTCAAAGGTTTTGATCAGACCATTAACCTGATTTTGGATGAAAGCCATGAACGAGTGTTCAGTTCTTCACAAGGAGTTGAGCAAGTAGTGCTGGGATTATACATCGTAAGAGGTGATAATGT TGCTGTCATTGGTGAGATTGATGAAGAGACAGATTCAGCTCTTGACTTAGGGAATATTCGAGCAGAACCCTTAAATTCAGTTGTGCATTGA